One genomic region from Planctomycetia bacterium encodes:
- a CDS encoding 5-formyltetrahydrofolate cyclo-ligase, translating into MSESPTMELNAKGAMRRAAYDARNAQQNKDELSNAAVEALLRLPEYQASRTVLWYLDCRSELRTRQVLPAVLAGDQRIVVPYCTMDNAGANKLGLWWLQSLDELVVGKWKILEPPSDRWGEPGKEIEPQELDLVIVPGVAFSRQGGRMGNGQGYYDRLLDRVRQDCALIGLGYESQLFDDLIVSAHDVFMNKVVTERAVYEGRR; encoded by the coding sequence TTGAGTGAATCGCCGACAATGGAGTTGAACGCCAAGGGCGCCATGCGCCGCGCGGCGTATGACGCCCGGAATGCTCAGCAGAATAAGGATGAGCTCAGCAATGCCGCGGTGGAAGCGCTCCTGCGGCTGCCGGAGTATCAGGCTTCGCGCACCGTGCTGTGGTATCTCGATTGCCGCTCGGAATTGCGCACGCGGCAGGTGCTGCCCGCTGTCTTGGCCGGCGATCAACGGATCGTCGTGCCGTACTGCACGATGGACAACGCCGGCGCCAACAAGCTCGGCCTATGGTGGTTGCAATCGCTGGACGAGCTGGTTGTCGGCAAGTGGAAGATTCTTGAGCCGCCGTCCGACCGCTGGGGCGAGCCGGGCAAGGAAATCGAGCCGCAGGAACTCGACCTCGTGATCGTTCCCGGCGTGGCATTCAGCCGGCAGGGAGGCCGCATGGGCAACGGCCAGGGCTACTACGATCGCCTGCTGGATCGCGTTCGACAGGATTGTGCTCTGATCGGGCTGGGCTATGAAAGCCAATTGTTCGATGATTTGATCGTCAGCGCCCATGACGTCTTTATGAACAAGGTCGTCACGGAACGGGCGGTTTACGAAGGCCGACGTTAA